In Pelomonas sp. SE-A7, one genomic interval encodes:
- a CDS encoding HU family DNA-binding protein, translated as MNKSELIEHLASKHELSKAEAGRVLETLLDAIVTTVKKGGAVTIPGFGSFKQHARAARTGVNPSTGDKIKIAAAKLPKFTAGATFKAAVDPKAAARKAAKAPAPAAKKPAAKKK; from the coding sequence ATGAACAAATCGGAACTGATTGAACACCTGGCCAGCAAGCACGAACTGAGCAAGGCCGAAGCCGGCCGCGTGCTGGAAACCCTGCTGGACGCCATCGTCACCACCGTCAAGAAGGGCGGCGCTGTCACGATCCCCGGCTTTGGCTCGTTCAAGCAGCACGCTCGCGCCGCCCGCACCGGCGTGAACCCCTCGACCGGCGACAAGATCAAGATCGCCGCCGCCAAGCTGCCGAAGTTCACCGCCGGCGCCACCTTCAAGGCCGCCGTCGACCCCAAGGCTGCTGCCCGCAAGGCCGCCAAGGCCCCGGCTCCTGCTGCCAAGAAGCCGGCCGCCAAGAAGAAGTAA
- a CDS encoding M56 family metallopeptidase, whose amino-acid sequence MLEALTSWLVNYLLHSTVLLAGAALAERHPRLRNALAARELLWRIALFGGLLSATAQALAPSAFEMARRFQMPAISSAAEPSNVGLVLSSVEPPLLRREPVAPAQAASSEKIEEQSRQDLPLPSRLANAAGLLTLAWALVAVASIVLLLLRLGLLHWRVGRLQVAADRWQDSASRLAELAGVRTPPLRLSERWTSPLVAPGGTVCLPRWLALKLDAGQCEAVLAHEIAHLQRRDPAWRLAGQAVAALGWLQPLNGLALRRLDELAELACDRWAAQASGRPRALAESLYACAEQIVVRRARAPRLAMAMARSESALLKRIRSLLEDQNMTTTNQDGGEAVVAKKQGFKWRWLVLGCVLSALFGAVAVPAVVLGRMDHDWIVELEDGVSFHRGLRMVFNNDGTSTRISVRGGELKFNEDEDELLAIDGSVRMTEQKGGMRRSVSIESQPDGKLKQIYSVNGKVQAVDAAGAEWIKGMTKALAESAVNADERARKLFKRGGLEAVLADCEKPGQDHHRRNRIQALLKLSDVGKLDAKTAGRLIAAAAQIDSDYERRESMVALIGHQPLEAAQQVALLQTTAKMGSDFDRRTVLEALAPQQLEQTEVLNAWYGVLKAMGSDFDQRTAIEKLMDRRPLGKPSVDAALEASRLLGSDFDRRTALQHIAPHLDLATQLEAYVQSASALGGDFDHREALMTLIARGPLDKAGTLMVLNGMSRMGSDFDLATTLKALAEQMPADPEVLSRYRKTARRLSDFERGQVEKALDRLDRG is encoded by the coding sequence ATGCTTGAAGCACTCACCAGCTGGCTCGTCAACTACCTGCTCCACAGCACGGTGCTGCTGGCCGGCGCCGCGCTGGCCGAGCGCCATCCGCGGCTGCGCAACGCGCTGGCCGCGCGTGAGCTGCTGTGGCGCATTGCCTTGTTCGGTGGCCTGCTGAGTGCGACGGCTCAGGCGCTGGCGCCTTCGGCCTTCGAAATGGCGCGGCGCTTCCAGATGCCGGCGATCAGCTCGGCGGCGGAACCCAGCAACGTCGGCCTGGTCTTGAGCTCGGTAGAGCCCCCGCTGCTGCGCCGCGAACCGGTGGCGCCGGCCCAGGCCGCCAGTTCCGAGAAGATCGAGGAGCAGAGTCGGCAAGACCTGCCCCTGCCGTCCCGCCTGGCCAATGCCGCCGGCCTGCTGACCCTGGCCTGGGCCCTGGTGGCGGTCGCTTCCATCGTTCTGCTGCTGCTGCGCCTGGGCCTGCTGCATTGGCGGGTCGGGCGGCTGCAGGTCGCCGCGGATCGCTGGCAGGACAGCGCCTCGCGCCTGGCCGAGCTGGCCGGCGTGCGCACGCCGCCGCTGCGCCTGAGCGAGCGCTGGACCAGCCCGCTGGTGGCGCCCGGCGGCACGGTCTGCCTGCCGCGCTGGCTGGCGCTCAAGCTCGATGCCGGCCAGTGCGAAGCGGTGCTGGCCCATGAGATCGCCCATCTGCAGCGCCGCGACCCGGCCTGGCGCCTGGCCGGCCAGGCTGTGGCCGCCTTGGGCTGGCTGCAACCGCTCAACGGCCTGGCGCTGCGCCGGCTCGACGAGCTGGCCGAGCTGGCCTGCGACCGCTGGGCGGCCCAGGCCTCGGGCCGGCCGCGCGCGCTGGCCGAGAGTCTCTATGCCTGCGCCGAGCAGATCGTGGTCCGCCGCGCGCGGGCCCCGCGCCTGGCCATGGCCATGGCGCGTTCCGAATCGGCGCTGCTCAAGCGCATCCGTTCACTGCTGGAGGACCAGAACATGACCACAACGAATCAAGATGGGGGCGAGGCCGTGGTGGCGAAGAAGCAGGGCTTCAAGTGGCGCTGGCTCGTGCTGGGCTGCGTGTTGTCGGCGCTGTTCGGCGCCGTGGCCGTGCCGGCCGTGGTGCTGGGCCGCATGGACCATGACTGGATCGTCGAGCTGGAGGACGGTGTCAGCTTCCATCGCGGCCTGCGCATGGTCTTCAACAACGACGGCACCTCGACCCGCATCAGCGTGCGTGGCGGCGAGCTGAAGTTCAATGAGGACGAGGACGAGTTGCTCGCCATCGATGGTTCGGTCCGCATGACCGAGCAGAAGGGCGGCATGCGGCGCAGCGTCAGCATCGAGAGCCAGCCGGACGGCAAGCTCAAGCAGATCTACAGCGTCAACGGCAAGGTCCAGGCGGTCGATGCGGCCGGTGCCGAATGGATCAAGGGCATGACCAAGGCCCTGGCCGAAAGCGCGGTCAATGCCGACGAGCGCGCCCGCAAGCTGTTCAAGCGAGGCGGGCTGGAAGCGGTGCTGGCCGATTGCGAGAAGCCGGGCCAGGACCACCATCGCCGCAACCGCATCCAGGCGCTGCTCAAGCTGTCCGACGTGGGCAAGCTGGATGCCAAGACCGCCGGCCGCCTGATCGCCGCGGCCGCGCAGATCGATTCCGACTACGAGCGCCGCGAGTCCATGGTGGCGCTGATCGGGCACCAGCCGCTGGAGGCGGCGCAGCAGGTGGCCCTGCTGCAGACCACGGCCAAGATGGGCTCGGACTTCGACCGCCGCACGGTGCTGGAAGCGCTGGCTCCGCAGCAGCTGGAGCAGACCGAGGTGCTGAATGCCTGGTACGGCGTGCTCAAGGCCATGGGCTCGGATTTCGACCAGCGCACGGCCATAGAGAAGCTGATGGACCGTCGCCCGCTGGGCAAGCCTAGCGTGGACGCGGCACTGGAAGCCAGCCGCCTGCTGGGTTCGGACTTCGACCGCCGCACGGCCCTGCAGCACATCGCGCCGCATCTGGACCTGGCGACGCAGCTGGAAGCCTATGTGCAGTCGGCCTCAGCCCTGGGCGGCGACTTCGATCATCGCGAGGCGCTGATGACGCTGATAGCGCGCGGACCGCTGGACAAGGCCGGCACCCTGATGGTGCTGAACGGCATGTCGCGCATGGGTTCGGATTTCGATCTGGCCACCACGCTGAAGGCGCTGGCCGAGCAGATGCCCGCAGATCCCGAAGTGCTGAGCCGCTACCGCAAGACGGCACGCAGGCTCAGCGACTTCGAGCGGGGCCAGGTCGAGAAGGCGCTGGACCGTCTCGACCGTGGCTGA
- a CDS encoding BlaI/MecI/CopY family transcriptional regulator produces the protein MDEERSNDLALSELQLTLMRVLWARGEASTAEVVEALHESGRPLAHTTVATLLSRLEKRGLISASRDGRQLRYVALVDEPEVQRSMVSGLLSSLFQGQPSRLMSHLLSEGEIADDDLAEMRKLLSRRGGRHA, from the coding sequence ATGGATGAAGAGAGAAGCAACGACCTCGCGCTTTCGGAACTGCAGCTGACGCTGATGCGCGTGCTGTGGGCGCGCGGCGAGGCCAGCACGGCCGAAGTGGTCGAGGCCCTGCATGAAAGCGGCCGGCCCTTGGCCCACACCACCGTGGCTACCTTGCTCAGCCGGCTCGAGAAGCGCGGCCTGATCAGCGCCAGCCGCGACGGCCGCCAGCTGCGCTACGTCGCCCTTGTGGACGAGCCCGAGGTGCAGCGCTCCATGGTGTCGGGCCTGCTCAGCAGCCTGTTCCAGGGCCAGCCCAGCCGGCTGATGAGCCACTTGCTCAGCGAAGGCGAGATCGCCGACGACGACCTGGCCGAGATGCGCAAGCTGCTGTCGCGCCGAGGAGGCCGCCATGCTTGA
- a CDS encoding anion transporter has translation MMEGLPATSWLVLGVFCTVYLGMILGGLPRLQLDRTGVALLGAIAIVGAGVMTPEAAAQAIHLPTILLLFSFMVISAQMRLGGFYGAVTRRIAALKLGPAGLMGVVVAASALLSAVFSNDIVCLAMAPLLLEACLRRRLDPVPFLLGLACASNIGSAATLIGNPQNMLIGEVLKLPFGGYALQALPPVLLGLLALWGLLAWQMRGSEALSEHVLPPPDEPPFDAWQTTKGLVVAGVLVVVFLFSDWPRDVAALVGAGLLLLSQRFHSSQVMGLIDWELLILFMGLFVVNAALEHSGLTRDAIAALQAGGVDLSQPWPLFIATLGLSNLVSNVPAVMLLLPGAHAPTSGTTLALVSTLAGNLLLVGSIANLIVIDAARRAGVLIDWRRHARTGVPVTLASLAVTALWLAWLAGR, from the coding sequence ATGATGGAAGGACTGCCGGCGACGTCCTGGCTGGTGCTGGGCGTGTTCTGCACCGTCTACCTGGGCATGATCCTGGGCGGCCTGCCACGGCTGCAGCTGGACCGCACCGGCGTGGCCCTGCTCGGTGCCATCGCCATAGTCGGCGCCGGCGTGATGACGCCCGAGGCAGCGGCCCAGGCCATCCACCTGCCCACCATCCTGCTGCTGTTCTCCTTCATGGTGATCTCGGCCCAGATGCGGCTCGGCGGCTTCTACGGCGCGGTGACCCGGCGCATCGCCGCGCTGAAGCTGGGCCCGGCCGGCCTGATGGGTGTGGTCGTTGCGGCCTCGGCCCTGCTGTCGGCCGTGTTCTCCAACGACATCGTCTGCCTGGCCATGGCGCCGCTGCTGCTCGAGGCCTGCCTGCGCCGACGCCTAGATCCCGTGCCCTTTCTGCTCGGCCTGGCCTGCGCCAGCAATATCGGCTCGGCCGCCACGCTGATAGGCAATCCGCAGAACATGCTGATCGGCGAGGTGCTCAAGCTGCCTTTCGGCGGCTATGCCTTGCAGGCGTTGCCGCCGGTGCTGCTGGGTCTGCTGGCGCTGTGGGGCTTGCTGGCCTGGCAGATGCGCGGCAGCGAGGCGCTTAGCGAGCATGTTCTGCCGCCGCCGGACGAGCCGCCGTTCGACGCCTGGCAGACGACCAAGGGCCTCGTCGTGGCCGGCGTGCTGGTGGTGGTCTTCCTGTTCAGCGACTGGCCGCGCGATGTGGCCGCCCTGGTCGGCGCCGGCCTGCTGCTGCTCAGCCAGCGCTTCCATTCCAGCCAGGTCATGGGCCTGATCGACTGGGAACTGCTGATCCTCTTCATGGGCCTGTTCGTGGTCAACGCCGCGCTGGAGCACAGCGGCCTGACCCGCGATGCCATCGCCGCGCTGCAGGCTGGCGGCGTGGACCTGTCCCAGCCCTGGCCGCTGTTCATCGCGACGCTGGGCCTGTCCAACCTGGTCTCCAACGTGCCGGCCGTGATGCTGCTGCTGCCCGGCGCCCATGCGCCTACGTCCGGCACCACGCTGGCCCTGGTCAGCACCCTGGCCGGCAATCTGCTGCTGGTCGGCTCCATCGCCAACCTGATCGTCATCGATGCGGCGCGCCGCGCCGGCGTGCTGATCGACTGGCGCCGCCATGCCCGCACCGGCGTGCCCGTGACCCTGGCCAGCCTGGCCGTCACGGCGCTCTGGCTGGCCTGGCTGGCCGGCCGCTGA
- a CDS encoding TRAP transporter substrate-binding protein — translation MRTALRSLPLLPCLLAGLLAAPAGARELRSADIHNSDDYPTVQAVRYMGEQLARSSGGALKIKVFNKAALGNEKETIDQLKVGALDMARVNISPMNALCPKTQVPVLPFLFRDTAHMRQVLDGPVGDEILKACEAQGFVGLAFYDSGARSIYAKRPVRNPAEAKGLKIRVPQSDLWVALVAAMGANATPMSIGEVYTGLRTGLIDAAENNLPSFEGFKHFEAVKVYSRTEHAMAPEMLLMSKRIWDKLSPAEQAQIRQAAKDSVAVQRKLWDAQEQKSADVLKAAGVQFVETDRAAFRAAMAPVYARFAATPDAQRLVKAIQDQR, via the coding sequence ATGCGCACCGCCCTGCGTTCCCTCCCCTTGCTGCCCTGCCTGCTCGCCGGGCTGCTGGCCGCGCCGGCCGGCGCCCGCGAGCTGCGCTCGGCCGACATCCACAACAGCGACGACTACCCCACGGTCCAGGCCGTGCGCTACATGGGGGAGCAGCTGGCCAGGAGCAGCGGCGGCGCGCTGAAGATCAAGGTCTTCAACAAGGCCGCCCTGGGCAACGAGAAGGAAACCATAGACCAGCTCAAGGTCGGCGCGCTGGACATGGCGCGGGTCAACATCAGCCCCATGAATGCGCTGTGCCCCAAGACGCAAGTGCCGGTCCTGCCCTTCCTGTTCCGCGACACCGCCCATATGCGCCAGGTGCTGGACGGCCCGGTGGGCGATGAGATCCTGAAAGCCTGCGAGGCCCAGGGCTTCGTCGGTCTGGCCTTCTACGACAGCGGCGCCCGCTCCATCTACGCCAAGCGGCCGGTGCGCAACCCGGCCGAGGCCAAAGGGCTGAAGATCCGCGTGCCGCAGTCAGACCTCTGGGTCGCCCTGGTCGCCGCCATGGGCGCCAACGCCACACCCATGTCGATCGGCGAGGTCTACACCGGCCTGCGCACCGGCCTGATCGATGCCGCCGAGAACAATCTGCCCTCGTTCGAGGGCTTCAAGCATTTCGAGGCGGTCAAGGTCTATTCCCGCACCGAGCATGCGATGGCACCTGAGATGCTCTTGATGAGCAAGCGCATCTGGGACAAGCTGAGCCCGGCCGAGCAGGCCCAGATCCGCCAGGCCGCCAAGGACTCGGTGGCGGTGCAGCGCAAGCTCTGGGATGCACAGGAGCAGAAATCGGCCGACGTGCTGAAGGCCGCCGGCGTGCAGTTCGTCGAGACCGACCGCGCCGCCTTCCGCGCAGCGATGGCGCCGGTCTACGCCCGCTTCGCCGCCACGCCCGACGCCCAGCGCCTGGTCAAGGCGATCCAGGACCAGCGCTGA
- a CDS encoding TRAP transporter small permease yields MLAAFHRSCALLSRLALQIAAVALIAVVLCVQVQVVGRYLLNDTPTWTEALALLLVLYITGLAVAVGVREASHLGLESLLVLLPERPRRWAERLIHLLVGLFGALMAWSGWEWTLLKWDEAKPMLGVPEGLDYLPLLISGLLVLLFSIEQLIASVQGLELEPAWP; encoded by the coding sequence ATGCTGGCCGCCTTCCACCGCAGCTGCGCCCTGCTGTCGCGGCTGGCCCTGCAAATCGCGGCTGTGGCGCTGATCGCCGTCGTGCTGTGCGTGCAGGTCCAGGTCGTCGGCCGCTACCTGCTCAACGACACGCCCACCTGGACCGAGGCCCTGGCCCTGCTGCTGGTGCTCTACATCACCGGCCTCGCGGTGGCCGTGGGCGTGCGCGAGGCTTCGCATCTCGGCCTGGAGTCGCTGCTGGTGCTGCTGCCCGAACGGCCGCGGCGCTGGGCCGAGCGCCTGATCCATCTGCTGGTCGGCCTGTTCGGCGCGCTGATGGCCTGGTCGGGCTGGGAGTGGACCCTGCTGAAATGGGACGAGGCCAAGCCCATGCTGGGCGTGCCCGAAGGCCTGGACTACCTGCCGCTCTTGATCTCGGGCCTGCTGGTCCTGCTGTTCTCCATCGAGCAGCTGATCGCCTCGGTGCAAGGCCTTGAACTGGAGCCAGCATGGCCCTGA
- a CDS encoding TRAP transporter large permease, whose translation MALSILAIGFTLLLLLGVPVGFAIGLASVATILFEGLPLAIVFQKMVGGMQVFSFLAIPFFVFAGELMLHGGIAERIVRFANSLVGHVRGGLGMSNVLGCTLFGGVAGSPLADVSAMGSVMIPLMKREGYHADYAVNVTTHAALVGALMPTSHNLIIYALAASGLAAVSVFDLILAALLPALLLTICNLAAAYLVARRRGYPTHGAFPGWAAVGRSFLAALPGLLVVLIILAGILSGVFTATESAATAVFWALAVTTLIYRSLGWHAFMQACAKACKTTGVVLFLIGISSAFGYFMALYEVPQQTGELLKSLSSSPWVIFLMVNLLLFLLGTFLDMAATILICTPIFLPICQQAGMDPTQFGIMLLINCALGLNTPPVGTTQFVGCAIGGISVGQVMRSIWPFYGALLLTLALVTFLPPLSLTLPALFK comes from the coding sequence ATGGCCCTGAGCATTCTAGCGATCGGCTTCACCCTGCTGCTGCTGCTGGGCGTGCCGGTGGGCTTTGCCATCGGCCTGGCCTCGGTGGCCACCATCCTGTTCGAGGGCCTGCCGCTGGCCATCGTGTTCCAGAAGATGGTGGGCGGCATGCAGGTGTTCTCCTTCCTGGCCATCCCCTTCTTCGTGTTCGCCGGCGAGCTGATGCTGCATGGCGGCATCGCCGAGCGCATAGTCCGCTTCGCCAACAGCCTGGTGGGCCATGTGCGCGGCGGCCTGGGCATGAGCAATGTGCTGGGCTGCACCCTGTTCGGCGGCGTGGCCGGCTCGCCGCTGGCCGACGTGTCGGCCATGGGCTCGGTGATGATCCCGCTGATGAAGCGCGAGGGCTACCACGCCGATTACGCGGTCAACGTGACCACTCACGCGGCCCTGGTCGGTGCGCTGATGCCAACCTCGCACAACCTGATCATCTACGCCCTGGCCGCCTCGGGCCTGGCCGCGGTCAGCGTGTTCGACCTGATCCTGGCGGCCCTGCTGCCGGCCCTCCTGCTGACGATCTGCAACCTGGCCGCGGCCTATCTGGTGGCGCGCCGGCGCGGCTATCCCACGCACGGCGCCTTCCCGGGCTGGGCCGCCGTGGGTCGCAGCTTCCTGGCCGCGCTGCCGGGCCTGCTGGTGGTGCTGATCATCCTGGCCGGCATCCTCAGCGGCGTGTTCACCGCCACCGAGTCGGCCGCCACGGCGGTGTTCTGGGCCCTGGCCGTGACCACGCTGATCTATCGCTCGCTGGGCTGGCATGCCTTCATGCAGGCCTGCGCCAAGGCCTGCAAGACCACCGGCGTGGTGCTGTTCCTGATCGGCATCTCGTCGGCCTTTGGCTACTTCATGGCGCTGTACGAGGTGCCGCAGCAGACCGGCGAATTGCTGAAGTCGCTGAGCAGCTCGCCCTGGGTCATCTTCCTGATGGTCAACCTGCTGCTGTTCCTGCTGGGCACCTTTCTGGACATGGCGGCCACCATCCTGATCTGCACGCCGATCTTCCTGCCGATCTGCCAGCAGGCCGGCATGGACCCCACGCAGTTCGGCATCATGCTGCTGATCAACTGCGCCCTAGGGCTCAACACGCCGCCGGTGGGCACGACCCAGTTCGTCGGCTGTGCGATAGGCGGCATCTCGGTCGGTCAGGTGATGCGTTCGATCTGGCCTTTCTACGGCGCCCTGCTGCTGACCCTGGCCCTGGTGACCTTCCTGCCACCGCTTTCGCTGACATTGCCGGCGCTGTTCAAGTAA
- a CDS encoding response regulator transcription factor, protein MAQHLAIVDDEPDITQLLGNYLQAQGFRVTPLHSGRALIDMMREDPPDLVLLDLGLPGEDGFSIARQLREHWRCGLVIVTGRGDAIDKVVGLEVGADDYVTKPFDLRELLARIKAVLRRLAPPAAAPESGGSSECLQFAGWRLDAAARRLVSPAGQEVTLTSGEFDLLLAFARHPGRVLSRDFLLEHTRGREAGPYDRTIDVQVGRLRKKLEPEAETPQLIKSVRGAGYILVPPVSSAS, encoded by the coding sequence ATGGCCCAGCATCTCGCCATCGTTGACGACGAACCCGACATCACCCAGCTGCTGGGCAACTACCTGCAGGCCCAGGGTTTCCGCGTCACGCCGCTGCACAGCGGCCGCGCCCTGATCGACATGATGCGCGAAGACCCACCGGACCTGGTGCTGCTGGACCTGGGTCTGCCGGGCGAGGACGGCTTCTCGATTGCCCGCCAGCTGCGTGAGCACTGGCGCTGCGGCCTGGTGATCGTCACCGGCCGAGGCGATGCGATCGACAAGGTCGTTGGCCTGGAAGTCGGTGCCGACGACTATGTGACCAAGCCCTTCGACCTGCGAGAGCTGCTGGCCCGCATCAAGGCCGTGCTGCGCCGGCTTGCACCGCCCGCGGCGGCACCGGAGTCGGGCGGCAGCAGCGAATGCCTGCAGTTCGCCGGCTGGCGGCTGGACGCCGCCGCGCGCCGCCTGGTCAGCCCCGCAGGGCAAGAGGTGACCCTGACCAGCGGCGAGTTCGACCTGCTGCTGGCCTTTGCCCGCCATCCGGGCCGGGTGCTGTCACGAGACTTCCTGCTGGAGCACACGCGCGGGCGCGAAGCCGGGCCCTACGACCGCACGATAGACGTGCAGGTCGGGCGGCTGCGCAAGAAGCTGGAGCCCGAGGCGGAGACGCCGCAGCTCATCAAGTCGGTACGCGGCGCCGGCTACATCCTGGTCCCGCCGGTCAGCAGCGCCTCATGA
- a CDS encoding ATP-binding protein gives MRPGGETPALPAGMDASTVFRSLFQAYPDALLLVDAAGHIVLCNSAASLLLGYSIDELHALTVEDLVPESIRPRHAEYRDAYGKAPRARPMGTQMDLVARRRDGSEVMVEIALSPLPEQGLVVAAIRDIGAYPRVKQALQRARYSEHLAQLGRLGVDTRDPQLLLERVSTIAVEAMQVEMAAVFLLDADRNEFTLTSGVGLLTGEPIGTRHPNRPDTPPGFVVAAGRPVVVADYSTESRFAVPSAYLKAGLHSALAVPLVERGRMVGALTVRSTRIQRFGDDEVHFLESLGNLLTSSLQRARTEDALNHAQRLESVGQLTGGIAHDFNNLLTVIQGNLQVLEDLPLARSPQAQPLLAAATRASRRAAELTGKLLTFARRQVLQPAPVDLQALLSSLADMLRRTLDQRIHIELEVADACPLVMADPGQLESALLNIAINARDAMHEGGRLRFKACPCAALPTELRNELDDPSAASDRFVEIEISDSGHGMPESVRERVFEPFFTTKEAGRGTGLGLATVYGFVKQSKGAIAIASSEGAGTTVTLYIPQPWHPTREADLDAPPPPLRQGLRVLLVEDDAEVRAIIQTFLLALGCQVDAVSSAEQALLLLAPQAGEAPPFDLLLSDIALGPGLRGTELARLAQQQRPDMAVLLMSGYSSELLEADRDSPPEWELLRKPYGRDELAAAMARLLG, from the coding sequence ATGAGGCCGGGCGGCGAAACCCCGGCCCTGCCGGCCGGCATGGATGCCTCGACGGTGTTCCGCTCGCTGTTCCAGGCCTATCCGGACGCGCTGCTGCTGGTCGATGCGGCCGGCCATATCGTGCTTTGCAACTCGGCCGCCTCGCTGCTGCTGGGTTACAGCATCGACGAGCTGCATGCGCTGACGGTTGAGGACCTGGTGCCCGAGTCGATACGTCCGCGCCATGCCGAGTACCGCGACGCCTATGGCAAGGCCCCGCGGGCGCGACCCATGGGCACGCAGATGGACCTGGTGGCCCGGCGCCGCGACGGCTCCGAGGTGATGGTCGAGATCGCCCTGAGCCCGCTGCCCGAGCAGGGCCTGGTGGTGGCGGCCATCCGCGACATAGGCGCCTATCCGCGCGTCAAGCAGGCCCTGCAGCGGGCCCGCTACAGCGAACACCTGGCCCAGCTCGGCCGGCTCGGGGTCGACACCCGCGACCCGCAGCTGCTGCTGGAGCGGGTCAGCACCATCGCGGTCGAGGCCATGCAGGTCGAGATGGCCGCGGTCTTCCTGCTGGACGCCGATCGCAACGAATTCACCCTCACCAGCGGCGTCGGCCTGCTGACGGGCGAGCCCATAGGCACGCGGCATCCCAACCGGCCCGACACCCCCCCCGGCTTCGTGGTCGCCGCCGGCCGGCCGGTGGTGGTGGCCGACTACAGCACCGAAAGCCGCTTTGCCGTGCCCAGTGCCTACCTGAAGGCCGGCCTGCACAGCGCGCTCGCCGTGCCACTGGTCGAGCGCGGTCGCATGGTGGGCGCGCTGACGGTGCGCTCGACACGGATCCAGCGCTTCGGCGACGACGAGGTCCATTTCCTGGAATCGCTGGGCAATCTGCTGACCAGCAGCCTGCAGCGTGCCCGCACCGAAGACGCGCTGAACCATGCACAGCGGCTGGAGAGCGTGGGCCAGCTGACCGGGGGCATCGCCCACGACTTCAACAACCTGCTGACCGTGATCCAGGGCAATCTGCAGGTGCTGGAAGACCTGCCACTGGCCCGGTCGCCGCAGGCCCAACCCTTGCTGGCGGCTGCCACGCGCGCCAGCCGCCGTGCCGCCGAGCTGACCGGCAAGCTGCTCACCTTTGCACGCCGCCAGGTGCTGCAGCCGGCGCCGGTGGACCTCCAGGCCCTGCTCAGCTCGCTGGCCGACATGCTGCGCCGCACGCTGGACCAGCGCATCCACATCGAGCTCGAGGTGGCCGATGCCTGCCCGCTGGTGATGGCCGACCCCGGCCAGCTGGAATCCGCCCTGCTCAACATCGCCATCAATGCCCGTGACGCCATGCACGAGGGCGGCCGCCTGCGCTTCAAGGCCTGCCCCTGCGCCGCCCTGCCGACCGAGCTGCGCAACGAGCTGGACGACCCCAGCGCCGCGAGCGACCGCTTCGTCGAGATCGAGATCAGCGACAGCGGCCACGGCATGCCGGAGTCGGTGCGCGAACGCGTGTTCGAGCCTTTCTTCACCACCAAGGAAGCCGGCCGCGGCACCGGCCTAGGCCTGGCCACGGTCTACGGCTTCGTCAAGCAGTCCAAGGGCGCCATCGCGATTGCCAGCAGCGAAGGCGCCGGCACAACGGTGACGCTCTACATTCCGCAGCCCTGGCATCCGACCCGCGAGGCGGACCTCGATGCGCCTCCGCCGCCGCTGCGCCAGGGCCTGCGTGTGCTGCTGGTCGAAGACGATGCCGAGGTGCGGGCCATCATCCAGACCTTCCTGCTCGCCCTGGGCTGCCAGGTCGACGCGGTTTCATCGGCCGAGCAGGCCCTGTTGCTGCTGGCCCCGCAGGCCGGCGAAGCGCCACCGTTCGACCTGCTGCTCAGCGACATCGCCCTCGGTCCCGGCCTTCGGGGCACCGAGCTGGCGCGGCTGGCCCAGCAGCAAAGGCCCGACATGGCCGTGCTGCTGATGTCGGGCTATTCGTCCGAGCTGCTGGAGGCCGACCGCGACTCGCCGCCGGAATGGGAGTTGCTGCGCAAGCCCTATGGCCGCGACGAACTGGCTGCCGCCATGGCGCGCCTGCTGGGCTGA
- a CDS encoding Crp/Fnr family transcriptional regulator, whose protein sequence is MMNSATVLASSNILPAQRLAEHAQSARRHAVQQAQIKTSQRIADALALVSETLKPQRQVVRAGDVICQAGERFQCLYLLNSGFVKIISLASDGREQVVGLRFRGDWLGFDGIATQAYGCDAVAMDTGEIWAIRYDELLAASLHRPALLGLLHQSMSREIATDRDSLMSVCTLPADARVADFLRYWADSLAQRGLRTDQIKLRMTRAEIGNYLGMTLETVSRALSRLAKNGLIEFAEGGRRDIQIPDVAALSSFVQGGMAPAPKLLQ, encoded by the coding sequence ATGATGAACAGCGCCACCGTCCTCGCCTCGTCCAATATCCTGCCGGCCCAGCGCCTGGCCGAGCATGCCCAGTCCGCGCGTCGCCATGCCGTGCAGCAGGCCCAGATCAAGACCAGCCAGCGGATCGCCGATGCCCTGGCCCTCGTCAGCGAAACCCTCAAGCCTCAGCGCCAGGTCGTCCGGGCCGGCGATGTGATCTGCCAGGCCGGCGAGCGCTTCCAGTGCCTGTACCTGCTGAACTCCGGTTTCGTGAAGATCATCAGCCTGGCCAGCGACGGCCGCGAGCAGGTGGTCGGCCTGCGCTTCCGTGGCGATTGGCTGGGCTTCGACGGCATCGCCACCCAGGCCTATGGCTGCGACGCCGTGGCCATGGACACCGGCGAGATCTGGGCCATCCGCTATGACGAGCTGCTGGCCGCCAGTCTGCATCGCCCGGCGCTGCTGGGCCTGCTGCACCAGTCCATGAGCCGCGAGATCGCCACCGACCGCGATTCGCTGATGTCGGTCTGCACACTCCCGGCCGACGCCCGTGTGGCCGACTTCCTGCGCTACTGGGCCGATTCGCTGGCCCAGCGAGGCCTTCGTACCGACCAGATCAAGCTGCGCATGACCCGGGCCGAAATCGGCAACTACCTGGGCATGACGCTCGAGACGGTGAGTCGCGCCCTGTCACGTCTGGCCAAGAACGGCCTGATCGAATTCGCCGAAGGTGGCCGGCGCGACATCCAGATTCCCGACGTGGCGGCACTCAGCAGCTTCGTCCAGGGCGGCATGGCACCGGCACCCAAGCTGCTTCAGTAG